The Musa acuminata AAA Group cultivar baxijiao chromosome BXJ2-2, Cavendish_Baxijiao_AAA, whole genome shotgun sequence genome has a segment encoding these proteins:
- the LOC135586824 gene encoding uncharacterized protein LOC135586824, with protein MEAEKEKPEIVWKAEKLVAATMGERDASHDAAHAFRVRGLALSLAKEEALSGPSLEIVELAALLHDIGDYKYGKDLTEDTTTVEKFLEEEGLEESKREKILAIIRHVGFKNEVASTSSPDSSLEFCIVQDADRLDAIGAIGIARCFTYGGSKNHILYDPEIPPRQGLTKEKYMMKDGKQTSVNHFHEKLFKLKDLMKTKAGKNRAEKRNKFMEDFLAEFYEEWSGSS; from the exons ATGGAGGCGGAGAAGGAGAAGCCGGAAATCGTGTGGAAGGCGGAGAAGCTGGTGGCTGCGACCATGGGAGAGCGCGACGCGTCCCACGACGCCGCCCACGCATTTAGGGTGCGCGGCCTCGCCCTCTCCCTCGCCAAAGAAGAGGCCTTGTCTGGCCCCTCCTTAGAAATA GTGGAACTTGCTGCTCTTCTTCATGACATAG GAGATTACAAGTACGGCAA GGATTTGACTGAGGATACCACCACTGTAGAGAAGTTTCTTGAGGAAGAGGGACTAGAAGAAAGCAAAAGAGAAAAGATTCTTGCTATCATTAGGCACGTGG GATTTAAAAATGAAGTTGCATCTACATCATCTCCTGATTCTTCTCTAGAATTCTGCATTGTTCAAGACGCTGACCGACTTGATGCAATTGGTGCTATTG GAATTGCTCGGTGTTTCACATATGGTGGAAGTAAGAACCATATACTCTATGATCCTGAGATACCACCAAGGCAGGGTTTAACAAAAGAGAAGTATATGATGAAAGATGGAAAACAGACTTCAGTAAATCATTTTCATGAGAAGCTTTTCAAACTGAAGGATTTGATGAAAACAAAG gcTGGTAAAAATAGAGCAGAGAAAAGAAACAAGTTCATGGAGGACTTCTTAGCAGAGTTCTACGAGGAATGGAGTGGGAGCTCTTGA